The Listeria swaminathanii genome has a window encoding:
- a CDS encoding 2-hydroxymuconate tautomerase — protein MPFVTIQFLEGRSDDQKKALVSEVTEVVSKNLKAPKENIHVILEEMKKTDYGVGGVRKSDI, from the coding sequence ATGCCATTTGTTACCATTCAATTTTTAGAAGGTCGTAGTGACGATCAAAAGAAAGCTTTAGTTAGCGAAGTAACCGAAGTTGTTTCCAAAAACCTAAAAGCGCCGAAAGAAAACATTCATGTGATTTTAGAAGAGATGAAAAAAACAGATTACGGTGTTGGCGGCGTAAGAAAATCTGATATTTAA